The stretch of DNA AGGACACTGTAATTATTTATGATGAAACAAAATTAATATTTGATGCTTTTAATAATTTATATAACGAACACTATTCAAGAATAGAAGGGCTTTTATCCCAAGGAGAAGTCTTTTCTGATGCACAAAAACAGTTTATACAAAAAGAAAAAGTTTTTGAGCTGTATAAAGATTTCTATAAGCTTTCATTTCACAAAATAATCTCAGCTAACAAAATCTTTGAACCTGATGAAATATATAATTTTCAAGTAAAGCCTATCACAAGATATGCAGGCAATTTTGAAGAACTTGTTCAAGATCTAAAAATCTGGCAGCAAAACGGCTATCATGTTCTGCTTTGCGCAAAAGACCGCGAACTTGCCAATGTGTTGCAAAGTTCTATCCGCGATAAAGGCTTGTTTTTGTCTATCACTAATAACATTCCTGATGACTTTTTAAAGACCGGCAAATCAGCAATCGCAATCGCCAATGCCGTCATAGGCTGTTCATGGCATCAAGACAAATTTATATTAATCGGCAATGACGATCTGTTTACCAAAAAAAGTACACTTACTCCATCAAGAGCCAAGGATGTGTTCTTTGAGGTAAAAGAAGGCGATTATGTTGTTCACTTTATACATGGTATAGGTATCTGTAAAGGCATATCCAGAATAAGCGGAACTTTGGGCACAAAAGATTATATTGTGCTTGAATATCGCGACGGTGATACCTTATATGTTCCTACCGAACAAACCGACATGCTTTCAAAATACAGCGGTTCAACACCCAAGCTGTCTAAGCTGGGCGGAGTGGAGTTTGCCAAGATCAAGCAAAAAGTAAAAGATGATCTAAGGCAAATGGCGTTTGACTTGCAAACCTTATATGCCGAAAGAAGTCAGCAAAAAGGTTTTGTTTATGAAATCGATGATGAATTGATGAAAGCGTTCGAAGCGGCATTTCCTTATACCGAAACGCCTGACCAAAGACGCGCTACTGATGAGATTTTGAATGATATGAAAAACGGAAAGGTCATGGAAAGGCTTGTGTGCGGAGATGTCGGATATGGCAAGACCGAAGTTGCTTTGCGTGCGGCTTTTGCTACCGCGATATGCGGCCGTCAAGTTGCGTTTTTGGCACCTACTACGATTTTGAGTGAACAGCATTTTAAAAACACACAAGAGCGCATGAAAGAATGGGGTGTCAAGGTAGAGGTAGTAAACCGTTTTAAATCCAAAGAGGAAATCAAAAAAATTCTACAGCAGGTAAAAGACGGAGAAGTTCAAATTCTTTGCGGAACACATAGACTGTTGTCTAAAGATGTAGTTTTCAAAGATCTGGGGCTTTTGGTACTAGACGAAGAACAGCGCTTTGGGGTGGAAGACAAAGAAAAAATAAAGCTTCTTAAAAAAAATGTAAACGTGCTGTCTATGTCTGCAACGCCTATTCCACGCACCCTGCATATGTCGCTAACCGGAATAAGAGATATAAGCTTATTAAGCGTTCCTCCTGCAGAGAGATTGCCTATTCAAACTTATGTAACAGAGTTATCTGACGGACTTATCAAAGATGCGATAATAAGAGAATTATCAAGAGGCGGTCAAGTATTTATAGTTTATAACCGTTCAGAATTTATTGACAGCTTTGCCGCCAAAGTTAAAAACCTTGTGCCTAACGCCAATGTTGAAGTTGTCTTCGGAACAATGCCCGAAGAACAACTTTCGCGTGCAATAAAAAGATTTTATGACGGCGAAACCAATGTCTTAGTTTGCACAACTATTATAGAAAACGGCATAGACCTTGCACTTGCCAATACCTTGATTGTATGCAATGCTGACCGCTTTGGACTAAGTCAGTTATATCAATTAAGAGGAAGAGTAGGCAGAAGCAATAGACTTGGATATGCTTATTTCACTTTTTCGCCAGATAAAGAGTTGTCTTCTCAAGCATACAAAAGACTAGAAGCGTTAATGGAATTTACTGAACTTGGAAGCGGATTCAAAATTGCGTTAAAGGACCTTGAAATAAGAGGCGCAGGTACGGTTTTGGGAAGAAAACAGCACGGTCACATGGAAAAGGTCGGATATGAGCTTTATGCAAAACTTCTCAATCAGGCAAGAGCCGAGCTTAACAATGATCAAACTCAAGAAATCGTTGAATGCCGCGTTGATGCCGATTTTGATGCTTATATTCCTGATGAATTTACAACTGATAGCGAAGTAAGAATGAGACTATATAATAAGATATCAGCTATTCAAAATCCTCAAGACAGAATTGATGTTATAAAAGAAATCAAAGATGTTTTTGGTTCTATTCCTAGAGAAGTTGAAAATCTAGTTAATATAGGACTATATAAAGGACTTGGCGTCGCCGCTAGAGCTAGAGTTATCCGTATGCAAAAGACAAAAGGCGAAATAATTTTTGACGAGATAACGCCTGAACTTATAGATACTGTAAATACTTAT from Clostridia bacterium encodes:
- the mfd gene encoding transcription-repair coupling factor gives rise to the protein MPLKYNLPIPCEAQKIAQQVSRGISASLFGVSLGEKVYLTSCFENFVLYVTSDYYSAATVYNKVSSLCNAALLPALPDVLTYKQGSSDEIFFNRIDAINKLISGTLDVLIISIQSLCELFPLASDIKEHTLTINQNQTLSLDRVLSVLLGGGYKRTSLASTPGTFSLRGDILDIYPITGQPVRIEFFGDTVDSIKTYSPSSQTRNQNLQTVTVYPVTEFFLDEQTYIRLIDQIPKKRTKNLDPDPQARQNRIIEELMFKLESRSLDNSFQYISYMLQRCPLSELLPEDTVIIYDETKLIFDAFNNLYNEHYSRIEGLLSQGEVFSDAQKQFIQKEKVFELYKDFYKLSFHKIISANKIFEPDEIYNFQVKPITRYAGNFEELVQDLKIWQQNGYHVLLCAKDRELANVLQSSIRDKGLFLSITNNIPDDFLKTGKSAIAIANAVIGCSWHQDKFILIGNDDLFTKKSTLTPSRAKDVFFEVKEGDYVVHFIHGIGICKGISRISGTLGTKDYIVLEYRDGDTLYVPTEQTDMLSKYSGSTPKLSKLGGVEFAKIKQKVKDDLRQMAFDLQTLYAERSQQKGFVYEIDDELMKAFEAAFPYTETPDQRRATDEILNDMKNGKVMERLVCGDVGYGKTEVALRAAFATAICGRQVAFLAPTTILSEQHFKNTQERMKEWGVKVEVVNRFKSKEEIKKILQQVKDGEVQILCGTHRLLSKDVVFKDLGLLVLDEEQRFGVEDKEKIKLLKKNVNVLSMSATPIPRTLHMSLTGIRDISLLSVPPAERLPIQTYVTELSDGLIKDAIIRELSRGGQVFIVYNRSEFIDSFAAKVKNLVPNANVEVVFGTMPEEQLSRAIKRFYDGETNVLVCTTIIENGIDLALANTLIVCNADRFGLSQLYQLRGRVGRSNRLGYAYFTFSPDKELSSQAYKRLEALMEFTELGSGFKIALKDLEIRGAGTVLGRKQHGHMEKVGYELYAKLLNQARAELNNDQTQEIVECRVDADFDAYIPDEFTTDSEVRMRLYNKISAIQNPQDRIDVIKEIKDVFGSIPREVENLVNIGLYKGLGVAARARVIRMQKTKGEIIFDEITPELIDTVNTYKSFCLLDIAKKPIVKIKTDVYKNIYRFLDTLKDKYKKK